From Glycine soja cultivar W05 chromosome 4, ASM419377v2, whole genome shotgun sequence, the proteins below share one genomic window:
- the LOC114409439 gene encoding uncharacterized protein LOC114409439 isoform X2 → MMEVGTCMQKVQCEIAGHENIPVAQGSPEPLKGGMPCVADFVHGKDGLGNTFLPSPKGNQWRFYVCKQSEENSYTWWCILCLGECESCCRSKCMFG, encoded by the exons ATGATGGAAGTGGGCACGTGCATGCAAAAAGTGCAG TGTGAGATCGCAGGCCATGAAAATATTCCAGTTGCACAGGGAAGCCCTGAGCCGTTGAAG GGTGGAATGCCTTGTGTTGCTGATTTTGTTCATGGTAAAGATGGACTAGGGAACACATTCCTACCCTCACCAAAAG GCAATCAATGGAGATTCTACGTTTGCAAGCAAAGTGAAGAGAATAGTTATACTTGGTGGTGCATTCTTTGCCTTGGGGAATGTGAATCCTGCTGCAGAAGCAAAT